One segment of Candidatus Omnitrophota bacterium DNA contains the following:
- the rpsR gene encoding 30S ribosomal protein S18, producing the protein MFKPFNKPFGKPEKKRVKKDPSKKKVFKKRPCRFCADKVENLDYIEYLRFQKFLTERGKIVPSRISGNCAKHQRQLAKAIRKARVMSLLPFVAE; encoded by the coding sequence ATGTTTAAGCCGTTCAATAAACCGTTTGGCAAGCCTGAAAAGAAAAGGGTCAAAAAGGATCCTTCAAAGAAAAAGGTTTTTAAAAAGAGGCCGTGCAGATTTTGCGCGGATAAAGTGGAAAATCTCGATTACATAGAGTATTTGAGATTCCAGAAATTCCTTACAGAGCGCGGCAAGATAGTCCCGTCGAGAATATCCGGCAATTGCGCGAAGCACCAGAGGCAACTTGCCAAAGCTATAAGGAAAGCGCGGGTAATGTCTTTATTACCGTTCGTAGCGGAATAA
- the lpxD gene encoding UDP-3-O-(3-hydroxymyristoyl)glucosamine N-acyltransferase, translated as MQAKVKEIARFVGGEVVGDGEVLVKGINGVREAGAGDLAFILNPRCGELINATKAGCVVVPKSLTGVFDKPLIKVDNPSIAFSRIIGMVMPGRIPHPKGIHATSVISKTANIGKDVGVGPYVVIEDGASVGDGTIIYPFCYIGKNAKIGKGCIFYPNVTIREEVTIGNGVIIHPGSVVGSDGFGYDVQRDGTQAKIPQIGTVIIEDEVELGACVTVDRARFNKTVIGHGSKIDNLVQIAHNVIIGPDCVVAAQSGIAGSSEIGKNVIFGGQVGVSDHVKIGDFVIAGAKTGIHKSYPSNTTLFGYPSKPADKAREQFAALGLLPKLFERVRRLEAKIEELQK; from the coding sequence ATGCAGGCAAAAGTAAAAGAGATAGCGAGATTTGTCGGCGGAGAAGTTGTCGGCGACGGCGAGGTTCTTGTAAAAGGCATAAATGGTGTCAGGGAGGCCGGGGCAGGGGATCTGGCTTTTATTCTCAATCCGAGATGCGGCGAACTGATAAATGCGACGAAGGCAGGATGTGTCGTAGTGCCTAAGAGCCTCACCGGAGTATTTGACAAACCGCTGATAAAGGTCGATAATCCGTCCATAGCATTTTCCAGGATAATAGGGATGGTTATGCCCGGGCGGATACCGCATCCGAAAGGGATACACGCTACCTCCGTTATCTCAAAGACCGCCAACATCGGGAAGGATGTTGGCGTCGGGCCGTATGTGGTTATAGAAGATGGCGCTTCCGTCGGAGATGGGACGATAATATATCCTTTCTGCTATATCGGTAAGAACGCAAAAATAGGCAAAGGTTGCATATTTTATCCGAACGTAACCATACGCGAGGAAGTGACGATAGGTAACGGTGTTATTATCCACCCTGGCAGTGTGGTGGGAAGCGATGGGTTCGGATATGACGTTCAGAGAGACGGGACGCAGGCAAAGATACCACAGATCGGCACAGTGATAATAGAGGATGAAGTTGAGCTGGGGGCTTGTGTCACGGTAGACAGGGCAAGGTTTAATAAGACCGTTATCGGCCATGGCTCAAAGATCGATAACCTTGTGCAGATAGCGCATAATGTCATAATAGGACCGGATTGCGTCGTTGCGGCTCAGTCCGGCATAGCCGGAAGCTCCGAGATCGGAAAGAACGTAATATTCGGCGGGCAGGTAGGCGTATCCGACCACGTAAAGATCGGGGATTTTGTAATCGCGGGCGCCAAAACGGGCATCCATAAATCTTATCCATCAAATACCACGCTCTTCGGTTATCCGTCGAAACCGGCAGATAAAGCGCGCGAACAATTTGCGGCATTAGGGCTTCTCCCGAAATTATTCGAACGCGTCCGGCGGCTCGAAGCCAAAATAGAAGAATTGCAGAAGTAA
- the rpsF gene encoding 30S ribosomal protein S6 — translation MNNYEILFIIRPELKEEELKTATKTITDSVIKNGGTIIKEDNWGKKQLAYPVNKAKEGYYFKLEFTSPAAAIAKLEAGYRLNADILRLMVTKR, via the coding sequence ATGAATAATTACGAAATACTCTTCATAATACGGCCGGAGCTTAAAGAAGAGGAGCTTAAAACCGCCACTAAAACGATAACCGATTCTGTCATAAAGAACGGCGGCACTATAATAAAAGAAGATAATTGGGGCAAAAAACAGCTCGCTTATCCTGTAAATAAAGCCAAGGAAGGTTACTATTTTAAGCTTGAATTCACTTCACCTGCGGCCGCTATAGCTAAGCTTGAGGCCGGCTACCGGCTCAATGCCGATATTTTACGCCTTATGGTGACGAAGCGATAA
- a CDS encoding OmpH family outer membrane protein, with product MKKGIVILTAALFVAGLFAGPICEKAFAKEMKFAYVDLAKVFDEYGKTKDSEKILEGKGKAKEAERMKLVEEIKKLKDEQALLSEKAKADKQGVIDTKIKALQEYDMKARNELVKERNDILAGIMKDIEKVVNDYAKASGYDFVLNSRMLLYGAEQYDLTSQILEKLNKK from the coding sequence ATGAAGAAAGGTATAGTGATATTGACGGCGGCGTTGTTTGTTGCGGGACTTTTTGCGGGCCCGATATGCGAGAAGGCGTTCGCTAAGGAGATGAAGTTTGCCTATGTTGACCTTGCGAAGGTATTTGACGAATATGGCAAGACTAAAGATTCGGAAAAGATACTCGAGGGGAAAGGTAAGGCAAAAGAGGCCGAGAGGATGAAGCTGGTCGAAGAGATAAAGAAGCTCAAAGACGAACAGGCGCTACTCTCCGAAAAAGCGAAAGCCGATAAGCAGGGCGTTATCGATACGAAGATAAAGGCACTGCAGGAATATGACATGAAGGCGCGCAATGAACTTGTAAAAGAGCGCAATGATATTCTCGCCGGCATAATGAAGGATATCGAAAAAGTTGTAAATGATTACGCGAAGGCTTCCGGGTATGATTTCGTGCTCAACTCACGTATGCTTCTTTACGGAGCCGAACAGTATGACCTTACCAGCCAGATACTGGAAAAGCTGAATAAGAAATAA
- the rplI gene encoding 50S ribosomal protein L9: MKVILLKAIDKLGKAGDVVNVKEGFARNFLIPKNAAQEATAGNMKILELLKKKQAVEDAKELAAAKVLADKLTALTVSIAAQAGEEDKLFGSVSGEDITVALAAEGVKIDKRSIILEEHIKKLGEHQVVVKLHPEIKVSLKVSIIKK, from the coding sequence ATGAAGGTTATACTTTTAAAAGCCATAGATAAGCTGGGTAAGGCAGGCGATGTAGTCAATGTCAAAGAGGGTTTTGCCAGAAACTTCCTGATACCGAAAAACGCGGCCCAGGAAGCCACAGCCGGCAATATGAAGATATTGGAGTTGCTGAAAAAGAAGCAGGCAGTGGAAGACGCCAAAGAACTTGCCGCCGCGAAAGTGCTGGCGGATAAGTTGACGGCGCTTACCGTGAGCATAGCGGCCCAGGCCGGAGAGGAAGACAAACTGTTCGGCTCCGTATCCGGTGAGGATATTACCGTAGCGCTTGCCGCCGAAGGTGTGAAGATAGATAAGCGTAGTATAATTTTGGAAGAGCACATCAAAAAGTTGGGCGAGCATCAGGTTGTTGTAAAGCTCCATCCTGAAATCAAGGTAAGCTTAAAAGTTTCCATCATTAAAAAATAG
- a CDS encoding 50S ribosomal protein L25, producing the protein MEKIILKAEVRTGAGKKIAKDLRAKGLIPANVYKGSKGATSLQVAADELKSILHTKAGENVIITLKMTGEAAGKDKTVVVKEIQRDPVRDYILHVDFNEISLTEALKVNVPLVARGEPVGVKVDGGILEHVIRELQIECLPTAIPEKIEADVANLKIGDAIHVKDIVVPEGIKVLNDKELIAMIVKPPKVEVAAAEAGAEGAVEPELIRKKKEEGALEGEEAKPAEAAKPAEKKEEKK; encoded by the coding sequence ATGGAAAAGATAATATTGAAAGCGGAAGTAAGGACCGGGGCCGGGAAAAAGATAGCAAAAGACCTCAGGGCAAAGGGGCTTATCCCTGCCAATGTCTACAAAGGAAGCAAGGGGGCTACGAGTCTTCAGGTTGCGGCGGATGAGTTGAAGAGTATTTTGCACACAAAAGCCGGCGAGAACGTAATTATAACGCTGAAAATGACAGGAGAAGCCGCGGGTAAGGACAAGACGGTGGTTGTTAAAGAGATACAGCGTGATCCGGTTAGGGACTATATCCTGCACGTTGATTTTAACGAGATATCGCTCACTGAGGCTTTAAAAGTGAACGTTCCGCTCGTCGCGCGTGGCGAGCCCGTTGGCGTAAAAGTGGATGGCGGCATTCTCGAGCACGTTATACGCGAATTGCAGATCGAATGTTTGCCGACCGCTATTCCTGAGAAGATAGAGGCAGATGTTGCCAACCTCAAAATAGGCGATGCGATACATGTTAAAGATATAGTAGTGCCGGAAGGTATTAAAGTGCTTAACGACAAGGAATTGATAGCGATGATCGTGAAACCGCCTAAGGTCGAGGTCGCCGCGGCTGAAGCGGGCGCCGAAGGTGCCGTTGAGCCGGAGCTCATAAGGAAGAAGAAGGAGGAGGGCGCTCTCGAGGGCGAGGAGGCAAAACCGGCGGAAGCTGCGAAGCCGGCGGAAAAGAAAGAAGAGAAGAAATAA
- the pth gene encoding aminoacyl-tRNA hydrolase: MKIIVGLGNPGPEYKGTKHNIGFEVVMALAKENGIKLNKKLKFSVAGKGRIGKEEAILVLPQTYMNLSGKAAGEVCGREMKDMSELIVICDDINIELGRIRLKPSGSSGGHKGLASIISTLGTDDFTRLRVGIATEVHKGDITNYVLSPFKHKEHKNVLHVVAMAKDAIICMMEDGIEVAMTKFNKRKIGTS, encoded by the coding sequence GTGAAAATAATAGTGGGGTTGGGTAATCCGGGTCCGGAGTATAAAGGCACAAAGCATAATATCGGCTTTGAGGTTGTCATGGCCCTTGCCAAAGAGAACGGGATAAAGCTTAATAAGAAGCTAAAATTTTCCGTTGCCGGTAAAGGGAGGATAGGCAAAGAGGAAGCCATACTCGTCCTGCCGCAGACATATATGAACTTGTCCGGCAAAGCCGCCGGTGAAGTTTGCGGCCGTGAAATGAAGGATATGAGCGAGCTTATAGTAATCTGCGACGATATAAACATAGAGCTCGGCCGTATCCGTCTGAAACCATCCGGTTCTTCGGGAGGGCATAAAGGGTTGGCATCTATAATAAGCACCCTGGGAACGGATGATTTTACCCGCCTCCGGGTCGGCATAGCTACGGAAGTGCATAAAGGCGATATAACAAACTACGTTTTGAGCCCTTTCAAACATAAAGAGCATAAAAATGTACTGCATGTGGTGGCCATGGCAAAAGACGCCATTATCTGTATGATGGAGGATGGCATTGAGGTGGCTATGACCAAATTCAATAAAAGGAAGATCGGCACATCGTAA
- a CDS encoding ribose-phosphate pyrophosphokinase → MKNNLLIFSGNSNKKLAEDICKFLKVKLADAAVDHFSDGEIRAKINANVRGHDVFVIQPTSSPSNENLMELLIMIDALKRSSAQRITAVLPYFGYARQDRKDQPRVPITAKLVANLLTVAGADRVLTIDLHAGQIQGFFDIPLDHLFAFTIFAEYIKKLKLDKNLVIVSPDVGGIKTARAYAKRLKCSLAIVDKRRVNDQKAEVMHIMGDVKGKNAVITDDMVATAGSLVEAVDAIKKAGAKDVYAAITHAVLCGPAIERIKRSQLKELVVTDTIPLPEEKKLDRIKVLSVSSLLGEAIKRIHEEESISVLFS, encoded by the coding sequence ATGAAAAATAATCTCTTGATCTTCAGCGGCAATTCCAATAAGAAGCTTGCGGAAGATATCTGTAAATTCCTGAAGGTTAAACTGGCGGATGCCGCGGTCGATCATTTTTCCGACGGCGAGATACGCGCCAAGATAAACGCCAACGTCCGCGGACATGATGTTTTTGTGATCCAGCCGACATCTTCGCCATCCAACGAGAACCTGATGGAGCTATTGATAATGATAGACGCGCTTAAGCGTTCATCCGCCCAGAGAATAACGGCAGTCCTGCCGTATTTCGGATATGCCAGGCAGGACAGGAAAGACCAGCCGAGGGTTCCCATTACGGCGAAGCTCGTTGCGAATTTGCTAACCGTCGCCGGAGCGGACAGGGTACTCACGATCGACCTGCACGCCGGCCAGATACAGGGCTTCTTTGACATACCGCTCGACCATCTTTTCGCTTTTACGATATTTGCCGAATATATAAAGAAACTCAAGCTCGACAAAAATCTTGTCATAGTCTCTCCCGACGTCGGAGGCATAAAGACGGCACGGGCATATGCGAAGCGGCTTAAATGCTCGCTCGCCATTGTTGACAAAAGACGCGTGAATGATCAGAAAGCGGAAGTCATGCATATAATGGGTGACGTCAAAGGCAAGAACGCGGTGATAACCGACGACATGGTCGCTACGGCCGGGTCATTGGTCGAAGCGGTCGACGCTATTAAAAAGGCAGGCGCTAAGGACGTCTACGCGGCCATTACTCACGCGGTGCTGTGCGGACCGGCGATAGAGCGGATTAAGAGATCGCAGTTAAAGGAGCTTGTAGTTACGGACACGATACCTTTACCGGAAGAGAAGAAACTCGACAGGATAAAAGTCCTGTCCGTATCCTCGCTTCTGGGCGAGGCCATAAAGAGGATCCACGAGGAAGAATCGATAAGCGTTCTGTTTAGCTGA
- the bamA gene encoding outer membrane protein assembly factor BamA, with translation MIAIYQKLIVRTSAAFLLLFITTAAYSDNDQPPVTNEGKAITAISVRNNKTISAETILSKIRTKPGDKFSQEVLNDDLKKLYATQYFTDISIDVEDSAGGVSVAFVVEEKPVIDDIVFKGNNVFRPQKLKTSMKSKPNEMLNLSLLAQDISEIKAMYVKKGYPQVDVKYTIDTDKETNKAVITIAIDEKLHVKVASVKISGNKAVKTKEIKRILGTKPAWLFNPGVFNEETLQDDIDKIKALYDDIGFMDAEVIPHLDHSEEGRVLAVDIEVKEGKQYLVGDITFSGALVYPEKEVRKNIFMKKGKPFSTRALREDIFSIRQFYYKYGYMNVIIDVEKNLNPQTSSVDIAYNIDPKEVVYVGKIDVRGNLKTRDVVVRRELRLFPGDKFSGDKIRRSKERLYNLGFFENVSFDTEPTEDPNVQNLVVNVKETKTGEFSFGGGYSSIDMLMGFAEITQRNFDILNFPTFTGGGQSLTIKGEIGMVRSNYNIGWSDPWIFGFPFLGGFDVYRTSHDKDSDVGWSYDETRTGGDLKVGKEFTDTFRGDIYYRVEDVKISNLDSNVSQDMKDEEGSNIISSMTFGVTQDTRDNIYTPSKGYVINGTIEDAGGVFGGDKNFWKGTASASIYYTIFDKIVLEGKARMGFADAYGNSNDVPIYERFYAGGANTIRGYRERYVGPRDSASNDPIGGNALLIGNAEVTFPVYEKIIKGAVFYDVGNVWRKIGDFADEASQFKAGVGVGVRVKTPLGPVKVDYGYPLSKNHEDKREGQVYFSMSRGF, from the coding sequence ATGATAGCGATATACCAAAAATTAATTGTCCGTACGTCTGCCGCATTTTTACTTCTTTTTATAACGACTGCGGCGTATTCAGATAATGACCAGCCGCCCGTTACTAATGAGGGCAAGGCCATAACGGCAATAAGCGTTCGTAACAACAAGACGATCAGCGCTGAAACCATCCTGTCGAAGATAAGGACCAAGCCGGGCGACAAGTTCAGCCAGGAGGTCTTGAATGACGACCTTAAAAAACTGTACGCAACGCAGTATTTTACCGATATATCCATAGATGTGGAGGATTCTGCGGGCGGGGTCTCCGTAGCTTTTGTCGTCGAGGAAAAACCCGTAATAGACGATATCGTATTTAAAGGTAATAACGTTTTCAGGCCGCAGAAACTTAAGACAAGCATGAAATCGAAGCCGAATGAAATGCTCAACCTTTCGCTTTTAGCCCAGGACATCAGTGAAATAAAAGCTATGTATGTGAAAAAGGGGTACCCTCAGGTTGACGTAAAGTATACGATCGATACGGATAAAGAAACCAATAAAGCCGTGATCACGATTGCCATCGACGAAAAATTGCATGTCAAAGTCGCGAGCGTAAAGATCTCCGGCAATAAAGCCGTCAAGACGAAAGAGATAAAACGGATATTAGGGACTAAGCCCGCATGGCTTTTCAATCCCGGCGTTTTTAACGAGGAGACGTTACAGGACGATATCGATAAGATCAAAGCTCTTTATGACGATATAGGATTTATGGATGCGGAAGTCATACCTCATCTCGATCACTCCGAGGAGGGCAGGGTTCTTGCCGTAGATATCGAGGTAAAAGAGGGCAAGCAGTATCTGGTCGGCGACATAACATTCTCCGGCGCGCTCGTCTATCCGGAAAAAGAAGTCAGAAAAAATATATTTATGAAGAAGGGCAAGCCGTTTTCTACAAGGGCTTTGCGCGAGGATATTTTTTCCATCAGGCAATTCTATTATAAATACGGATATATGAATGTCATAATCGATGTCGAGAAGAACCTCAATCCACAGACCAGCAGTGTAGACATAGCATATAATATTGACCCGAAAGAGGTAGTCTATGTGGGTAAGATAGATGTCCGCGGCAACCTTAAAACGCGCGACGTTGTCGTGCGAAGAGAGTTGAGGCTTTTCCCGGGCGATAAATTCAGCGGGGATAAAATACGCCGTTCAAAAGAGAGGTTGTATAATCTTGGATTCTTTGAAAACGTCAGTTTTGATACCGAGCCGACCGAAGACCCGAATGTGCAGAATCTCGTGGTTAATGTAAAAGAGACCAAGACGGGCGAGTTCTCCTTCGGCGGTGGATACAGTTCCATAGATATGTTGATGGGCTTCGCGGAGATAACACAGAGAAACTTCGATATCCTGAACTTCCCGACGTTTACCGGCGGCGGCCAGAGCCTGACGATCAAGGGCGAGATAGGTATGGTCAGATCGAATTATAATATAGGATGGTCCGATCCGTGGATATTCGGTTTCCCGTTTCTCGGAGGGTTCGACGTATACAGGACTTCGCATGATAAGGATTCCGACGTAGGATGGTCGTATGATGAAACCAGGACGGGCGGCGATCTTAAAGTCGGGAAAGAGTTTACGGATACCTTTAGAGGAGATATATATTACCGTGTCGAAGATGTAAAGATATCGAATCTTGACTCCAATGTTTCGCAGGACATGAAAGACGAAGAAGGCAGTAACATTATTTCCAGTATGACGTTTGGGGTAACTCAGGATACCAGGGATAATATTTATACTCCGTCCAAAGGATATGTGATCAACGGCACCATAGAAGATGCCGGCGGCGTATTCGGCGGAGATAAGAATTTCTGGAAGGGTACCGCGTCGGCGAGCATATACTATACCATTTTCGACAAAATAGTTTTAGAAGGCAAAGCGCGGATGGGTTTTGCGGACGCATATGGTAACAGTAACGATGTTCCGATATACGAAAGGTTCTACGCCGGCGGCGCAAATACGATACGCGGATACAGAGAACGATATGTCGGCCCTCGAGATAGCGCTTCCAATGATCCGATAGGCGGTAATGCGCTACTCATAGGTAATGCGGAAGTTACATTCCCGGTATATGAGAAGATTATTAAAGGAGCGGTCTTTTACGATGTAGGAAACGTGTGGAGAAAGATAGGCGATTTTGCCGACGAGGCGTCGCAGTTCAAGGCCGGCGTCGGCGTCGGTGTCAGGGTCAAGACGCCGCTGGGGCCGGTTAAGGTTGATTATGGCTATCCGCTCAGCAAGAATCATGAGGACAAGCGGGAAGGTCAGGTGTATTTCAGTATGAGCAGAGGATTTTAA
- the dnaB gene encoding replicative DNA helicase — protein MPAQDAIEKLPPQGIEAEMAVLGSMLLDRDSISQAIETLNASYFYKEAHKKLYSVILKLFDENKGVDIITLIEELRKTNSLDDVGGPAYITGLSSSVPTTANFVHYAKIVKEKALLRNLISTATQIVSSCYDTSQDIDTILDRSEQLIFDVSSKKVESRFSPLREIIKNSIETIDSLYQRKEHITGLATGYRDLDIKTAGFQPSDLIVVAGRPSMGKSALASCIVEHIGVVEKEPVAFFSLEMSKEQLVQRMLCSHARVDAHKVRTGFLSQADWPRLVSAAGKLSEAPIYIDDSPGSTVLEIRAKARRLKAQFDIKLIVLDYLQLMQGPMRTDNRQQEISEISRSLKALARELNVPLIAISQLSRAVEQRSDHRPQLSDLRESGAIEQDADLVLLLLREEYYNATEENKGVAEVIIAKQRNGPVGSLNLAFLGEYMRFENLAPKSEEFVSVDMENA, from the coding sequence ATGCCCGCACAAGACGCTATCGAAAAACTACCGCCTCAGGGCATCGAGGCCGAAATGGCAGTACTCGGCTCGATGCTGTTGGATCGCGATTCCATATCGCAGGCTATAGAGACGCTTAACGCCTCATATTTTTACAAAGAGGCGCATAAGAAACTCTATTCTGTCATACTTAAACTATTCGATGAGAACAAAGGCGTCGATATTATAACGCTCATCGAAGAACTGCGAAAAACCAATTCTCTCGACGATGTGGGCGGACCGGCCTACATAACGGGACTTTCCTCAAGCGTACCTACGACCGCGAATTTTGTTCACTACGCGAAGATAGTCAAAGAGAAGGCGCTTCTCCGAAATCTCATCTCTACGGCAACCCAGATAGTTTCCAGTTGTTACGATACCTCGCAAGATATTGATACCATCCTCGATAGAAGCGAACAACTTATATTCGACGTAAGTTCCAAAAAAGTAGAATCGCGTTTCTCGCCCCTGCGTGAAATTATCAAGAATTCCATCGAGACGATAGACAGCCTTTATCAGAGAAAAGAGCATATAACAGGCCTTGCCACAGGTTACAGGGATCTTGACATAAAGACCGCCGGTTTTCAGCCGTCCGATCTTATAGTTGTAGCGGGGCGGCCGTCGATGGGTAAGAGCGCTTTGGCCTCATGCATAGTCGAGCACATCGGTGTCGTAGAGAAGGAGCCGGTGGCGTTTTTCTCGCTTGAAATGTCAAAAGAACAACTTGTCCAGAGGATGCTATGTTCGCACGCCAGGGTCGATGCCCATAAAGTCAGGACTGGATTTTTGTCGCAGGCAGACTGGCCGCGTTTAGTAAGCGCCGCCGGGAAACTCTCGGAAGCGCCGATATATATCGACGATTCGCCTGGCTCGACGGTATTGGAGATACGCGCCAAAGCCCGCAGGCTGAAGGCGCAGTTCGACATTAAACTCATCGTCTTAGACTATCTCCAGCTGATGCAGGGCCCCATGAGAACCGACAATAGACAACAGGAGATATCGGAGATATCGCGGTCATTGAAGGCTCTCGCAAGGGAACTTAACGTGCCGCTTATCGCGATAAGCCAGCTTTCGCGCGCGGTGGAACAGCGTTCCGACCACAGGCCCCAGCTTTCGGATTTAAGGGAGTCCGGCGCTATAGAGCAGGACGCGGATTTAGTGTTGTTACTTTTACGCGAAGAGTATTATAATGCTACCGAAGAGAATAAAGGCGTAGCGGAAGTTATAATCGCGAAACAGAGAAACGGTCCGGTAGGAAGCCTTAACCTGGCATTCCTGGGCGAGTATATGAGATTCGAAAATCTTGCGCCGAAGAGCGAAGAGTTCGTAAGCGTAGACATGGAGAATGCATGA
- a CDS encoding single-stranded DNA-binding protein has product MANLNKVLLIGNLTRDPELRYIPSGSAVATFTVAVNRVYKDQAGEKKEQTSFIRIVVWGRRAEVCGEYLSKGSPVFVEGRLQSRDWQTQDGQKRNTVEVIADNIQFLKGAGGKAAKEPATASSADEMETINLNDEHAAQAPGNVKKEASGPQDEEVPF; this is encoded by the coding sequence ATGGCAAATTTAAACAAAGTGCTGTTAATAGGCAATCTGACCAGAGACCCCGAACTGCGTTATATCCCGAGCGGATCGGCGGTCGCTACGTTTACTGTTGCAGTTAACAGGGTATATAAGGATCAGGCAGGCGAGAAAAAGGAGCAGACGTCTTTCATACGCATAGTAGTATGGGGGCGCAGGGCGGAAGTTTGCGGAGAATACCTGTCTAAGGGTAGCCCTGTCTTTGTCGAAGGCCGCCTCCAGTCGAGAGATTGGCAAACGCAGGACGGGCAGAAGCGCAACACAGTCGAAGTTATCGCGGATAATATACAGTTTCTTAAAGGCGCCGGCGGGAAAGCGGCCAAAGAGCCCGCCACGGCTTCTTCCGCCGACGAAATGGAAACGATAAATCTTAATGATGAGCATGCCGCTCAAGCGCCCGGTAATGTTAAAAAAGAGGCGTCGGGCCCGCAGGACGAGGAAGTACCGTTTTAA
- the lpxC gene encoding UDP-3-O-acyl-N-acetylglucosamine deacetylase, producing the protein MTKQRTIKTPAIIDGIGLQTGSKVRLTMKSAPAGTGIIFVRTDLPDKPTLSLNSINPGDFDPGKRRTILGFGPLQIQTTEHLLAALSGLSIDNIVIELDNAELPGLDGSAKEFGQIIQNAGIIEQDFPRKFLKIDEPVWCADGDRFIAVFPAEEFKISYTLAYANPALGTQFYSITLNEKNFEKNIAPARTFCLEEEAQELLRRGLGKGANYDNTLVMGKSGPIKTVLRFPDEPVRHKILDLMGDLYVLGMPFLGHVVAIKSGHGLNAELVKKLKTKIK; encoded by the coding sequence ATGACGAAGCAGAGAACGATCAAAACTCCGGCTATAATCGACGGTATAGGACTTCAAACCGGTTCGAAGGTGCGCTTGACTATGAAGAGCGCCCCTGCCGGCACCGGCATAATTTTCGTAAGAACCGACCTCCCGGATAAGCCCACACTCAGCCTCAACTCGATAAACCCCGGTGATTTTGACCCAGGCAAAAGAAGAACGATACTGGGATTTGGCCCGCTCCAAATACAGACGACCGAACATCTTCTTGCCGCCCTCTCAGGATTATCGATAGATAATATTGTAATAGAACTCGACAATGCTGAATTACCCGGTCTCGATGGCAGTGCCAAAGAGTTCGGGCAGATAATACAGAATGCGGGCATAATAGAACAGGATTTTCCGAGGAAATTTTTGAAGATCGATGAACCTGTATGGTGTGCAGACGGCGACCGCTTTATCGCGGTTTTTCCTGCCGAAGAATTTAAGATATCATATACATTGGCATACGCGAACCCGGCGCTGGGAACACAATTTTACAGTATTACGCTTAACGAAAAAAACTTTGAAAAAAATATAGCCCCTGCCAGGACATTCTGCCTCGAAGAAGAGGCGCAGGAGCTATTGAGGCGCGGTCTCGGCAAAGGGGCCAACTACGATAATACGCTGGTGATGGGCAAATCGGGGCCGATCAAGACGGTATTAAGATTTCCCGACGAGCCGGTGCGGCATAAGATACTGGATCTTATGGGCGACTTATATGTCCTGGGTATGCCTTTTTTGGGCCATGTGGTCGCGATAAAGAGCGGCCATGGGTTGAATGCGGAATTAGTGAAGAAACTTAAGACAAAAATAAAATAA